A window from Synergistaceae bacterium DZ-S4 encodes these proteins:
- a CDS encoding chloride channel protein, translating to MSSLFKWTFFAVMAGAVVGATAAGFLLALDMAIGYVSSFSAWRYFLIFPALLFSLYFVRTFAPEAAGHGTEKVIDAVHRRAGIIDLKVVPVKLIATIVTIAAGGSAGKEGPCAQIGAGLMYGISKIFRLDESDRKKLVICGISAGFSAVFGTPITGAVFGVEVLFVGQMFYDVLLPSFISGIVSCFVASHLGAGHLPAFAVNVPVLAPGLIGWSLFAGIFFGIISVFHIECLHAVDKKFKSLNIPDWQKPLLGGAILLVLSAFFGTRYLGLGMDTVDQAIRGYDVPIAAFALKSFAMAVTLSCGGSGGVLTPTLFVGAAAGSLFGNLFGLDPSVASALGLAGVLAGSTNTPIASTILAMELFGASIAPFAGLVCAVSYVVAGHRSLYPSQVMLRPKARTFVRRSVDGKTKITGRFEGVSYGRIIRFHLEKIYNRIIKRK from the coding sequence ATGAGCTCCCTTTTCAAGTGGACTTTCTTTGCAGTAATGGCCGGTGCGGTCGTAGGAGCAACAGCGGCAGGCTTTCTCTTGGCTCTCGACATGGCGATCGGATACGTATCTTCCTTCAGCGCATGGAGATACTTTCTTATATTTCCTGCCCTTCTGTTCAGCCTCTATTTTGTCCGTACGTTTGCCCCTGAAGCTGCAGGTCACGGGACAGAAAAGGTCATTGATGCCGTTCACAGGAGGGCGGGAATAATCGATTTAAAGGTAGTTCCCGTAAAGCTGATAGCAACGATCGTTACCATTGCCGCAGGAGGTTCGGCAGGTAAGGAGGGGCCGTGTGCACAGATCGGCGCAGGCTTGATGTACGGCATTTCCAAAATTTTCAGGCTGGATGAATCAGACAGGAAAAAACTCGTTATCTGCGGCATTTCGGCTGGGTTTTCAGCGGTTTTCGGGACTCCCATCACCGGTGCGGTATTTGGCGTAGAGGTCCTCTTTGTCGGCCAGATGTTCTACGATGTACTTCTTCCCTCCTTCATAAGCGGGATAGTATCATGCTTTGTCGCATCCCACCTCGGAGCGGGACATCTTCCGGCGTTTGCGGTCAATGTTCCGGTCCTTGCTCCCGGCCTGATAGGCTGGTCACTCTTTGCGGGGATCTTTTTCGGCATCATCTCAGTTTTCCACATAGAATGCCTCCATGCGGTCGATAAAAAATTCAAGTCACTGAATATCCCGGACTGGCAGAAACCGCTTCTCGGCGGTGCGATCCTCCTTGTGCTCAGCGCCTTCTTCGGGACCCGATATCTTGGTCTGGGAATGGATACGGTCGACCAGGCTATAAGGGGATATGATGTGCCGATAGCGGCCTTTGCGCTCAAATCCTTTGCCATGGCGGTCACCCTTTCGTGCGGAGGAAGCGGCGGGGTGCTGACCCCAACGCTCTTTGTGGGCGCTGCGGCAGGTTCGCTCTTTGGAAATCTTTTCGGCCTTGACCCTTCGGTCGCAAGTGCCCTTGGTCTTGCCGGGGTACTCGCAGGATCGACGAACACCCCCATAGCATCCACGATACTTGCCATGGAACTCTTCGGGGCTTCGATAGCTCCTTTCGCCGGGCTTGTATGCGCGGTATCATACGTCGTGGCGGGACACAGGAGCCTCTACCCGAGTCAGGTGATGCTGAGGCCTAAGGCAAGAACCTTCGTCAGGCGCAGCGTCGACGGCAAAACAAAGATCACCGGCCGTTTTGAAGGAGTGTCATACGGGAGGATCATTCGTTTCCACCTGGAAAAGATATACAACAGGATAATCAAAAGAAAATAA
- a CDS encoding OmpH family outer membrane protein gives MFPAKKITISLFAVLFLSLIITGAAFAQDVMGCVDPQKIMFQHPKFEQIQKQIRDVTNKKQEEAKAAIEKETDDKKKAQIFQNKRTEAANEERKLMEPIFKDINLAIRTVANAKKITVVVDKGAVFYGGTDITDDVIAELKKK, from the coding sequence ATGTTTCCAGCAAAAAAAATCACAATAAGTCTCTTTGCCGTGCTTTTCCTTTCATTGATCATCACCGGTGCGGCATTTGCTCAGGATGTAATGGGCTGCGTAGATCCTCAGAAGATAATGTTCCAGCATCCCAAATTCGAGCAGATACAGAAACAGATCCGTGATGTAACGAACAAGAAGCAGGAAGAGGCCAAGGCGGCCATAGAAAAAGAGACCGACGACAAAAAGAAAGCCCAGATCTTCCAGAACAAAAGAACAGAAGCTGCCAACGAAGAAAGAAAACTCATGGAGCCGATCTTCAAAGATATAAACCTTGCAATAAGGACGGTAGCAAATGCAAAGAAGATCACTGTAGTGGTGGATAAGGGAGCCGTCTTTTACGGAGGTACGGATATCACAGACGACGTAATTGCTGAGCTTAAGAAGAAATAG
- a CDS encoding type II toxin-antitoxin system Phd/YefM family antitoxin, with protein sequence MTKTMSPSLFDDIISITEFNKGRAGKIFESVKTGRPKVVFKNNIPECILISPEQYKIMLEDLENFQLMALSEERMKNYDPDKLISSEEIKRKYGYNDQDLSDTDEIEFE encoded by the coding sequence ATGACCAAAACCATGAGCCCTTCATTATTTGATGACATAATATCTATCACAGAATTCAACAAAGGACGGGCAGGGAAAATTTTTGAAAGCGTCAAAACCGGCCGTCCCAAAGTAGTCTTCAAAAATAATATTCCTGAGTGTATTTTGATATCACCTGAACAATATAAAATCATGCTTGAAGATCTTGAAAATTTTCAACTTATGGCATTGTCTGAAGAGCGAATGAAGAATTATGATCCGGACAAATTAATATCCTCGGAAGAAATTAAGAGGAAATATGGGTATAACGATCAGGATCTTTCCGATACCGATGAGATCGAATTTGAATGA
- a CDS encoding adenosine-specific kinase has translation MSCSVNIGMEQVAIPEGCNIIIGQSHFIKTVEDLYEALVTSSPAIEFGIAFCEASGDCLVRHDGNKKDLVDVAIENARAINAGHVFVVILRNSFPINVLDRIKNVQEVCRIFTATANPLQVLVAETEQGRGVIGVVDGSKTVGVEDEKGQEWRKDLLRKIIGYKR, from the coding sequence ATGTCATGCAGTGTAAATATCGGTATGGAGCAGGTGGCCATCCCTGAGGGATGCAACATCATAATAGGACAGAGCCATTTCATCAAGACGGTAGAGGACCTTTACGAAGCTCTTGTGACATCGTCTCCCGCGATAGAGTTCGGTATAGCTTTCTGCGAGGCTTCGGGAGACTGTCTTGTAAGGCACGACGGCAACAAAAAGGATCTTGTGGATGTGGCAATAGAAAACGCCAGGGCGATCAACGCAGGCCACGTATTCGTTGTCATTCTGAGAAACTCTTTCCCGATCAACGTCCTTGACAGGATAAAAAATGTGCAGGAAGTCTGCCGTATCTTTACGGCGACAGCAAACCCGCTGCAGGTGCTCGTTGCAGAAACGGAACAGGGCAGAGGGGTCATAGGTGTTGTCGACGGATCAAAGACAGTCGGAGTTGAGGATGAAAAGGGTCAGGAGTGGAGAAAGGACCTGCTTCGCAAAATAATTGGGTACAAGAGATAA
- a CDS encoding DUF3343 domain-containing protein: MECIATFDTTHMALFFEKSCRSLGLKVKIIPVPREISSSCGLACSYPCEDEERVRTVAAEKGIEVFEYHRL; encoded by the coding sequence TTGGAATGCATTGCGACTTTTGATACTACACACATGGCTCTCTTCTTTGAAAAATCATGCAGGAGCCTCGGTCTTAAAGTAAAGATCATCCCCGTTCCCCGAGAGATATCTTCAAGCTGCGGCCTGGCATGCAGTTATCCCTGCGAAGACGAAGAAAGGGTAAGGACCGTCGCCGCCGAAAAGGGCATCGAGGTCTTTGAATATCACAGGCTCTGA
- the radA gene encoding DNA repair protein RadA: MAKKEMNRYKCNECGYVSLTMVGKCPKCGVWGSMEEEAPITMTKEGIPPDVKAASPLRGLDVEEQERVSSGIAELDRVLGGGWVPGGVVLLGGEPGVGKSTLLLQVCAQMAQGGRKVLYISGEESSGQLAMRGRRLGLMPEGLYLLCEYDLPSSLKAAEKYDFVVVDSVQAFRADAENGWAGSPNQVRGVASMTVEMAKNFRVPTVMVGHITKQGQIAGPKLLEHMVDVVLLFSGEQNSPNRLLRAEKNRFGSTDELGIFEMSEKGLFPVLDPSRLYWDGTDLGSSGVAIAMVLEGSRSLAAEIQALACNSPFPYPRRTSRGLETNRLQLLLAVLEKRCGIFSRNSDVYLNITGGLTLRDPAADLAVCVSLASTLKDIPLPADVCFIGEVGLAGEVRPAGRTMMRLKEASRLGFKKAVISKRSPKDDYPMETVRVSSLNDVLGLFLKG, translated from the coding sequence ATGGCAAAAAAAGAGATGAACAGATATAAATGCAATGAATGCGGATATGTGAGCCTGACAATGGTCGGCAAATGCCCAAAGTGCGGCGTATGGGGAAGCATGGAGGAGGAAGCCCCTATCACCATGACGAAGGAGGGAATACCTCCTGACGTAAAAGCCGCTTCTCCTCTCAGAGGCCTTGACGTGGAGGAGCAGGAGCGCGTTTCGTCCGGGATTGCCGAACTTGACAGGGTGCTCGGGGGAGGATGGGTCCCCGGAGGTGTGGTATTGCTCGGAGGCGAACCGGGGGTGGGCAAGTCGACCCTGCTGCTTCAGGTGTGCGCGCAGATGGCACAGGGCGGAAGAAAGGTCCTCTACATATCGGGAGAGGAATCCTCGGGACAGCTGGCGATGAGAGGCAGGAGGCTTGGCCTCATGCCTGAAGGACTCTATCTTCTATGCGAGTATGACCTCCCGTCATCGCTGAAGGCCGCGGAGAAATATGATTTTGTCGTCGTGGACAGCGTCCAGGCCTTCAGAGCCGATGCAGAAAACGGATGGGCCGGCTCCCCGAACCAGGTCAGAGGCGTCGCCTCTATGACGGTCGAAATGGCAAAAAACTTCCGGGTACCTACGGTCATGGTCGGCCACATTACAAAGCAGGGCCAGATCGCCGGTCCTAAACTGCTTGAACACATGGTCGACGTAGTTCTTCTCTTCTCCGGAGAACAGAACTCGCCCAACAGACTGCTCAGGGCAGAGAAGAACCGTTTCGGAAGTACGGATGAGCTCGGGATATTTGAGATGTCTGAAAAGGGGCTCTTTCCTGTCCTTGACCCGAGCAGGCTCTACTGGGACGGTACAGATCTGGGAAGCTCCGGCGTAGCTATAGCGATGGTGCTTGAGGGATCGCGCTCCCTTGCGGCGGAAATACAGGCTCTTGCCTGCAATTCTCCCTTTCCCTACCCCAGGCGGACCTCAAGAGGCCTTGAAACGAACAGGCTCCAGCTCCTTCTCGCAGTCCTTGAAAAAAGATGCGGCATATTTTCAAGGAACAGCGATGTATACCTGAACATAACAGGCGGACTGACGCTGAGGGACCCCGCTGCCGACCTTGCAGTATGTGTCTCGCTTGCCTCGACGCTCAAAGATATCCCCCTGCCGGCTGACGTCTGCTTCATAGGCGAAGTCGGGCTTGCCGGAGAGGTACGGCCTGCCGGAAGGACGATGATGAGACTGAAGGAGGCATCAAGGCTCGGTTTTAAAAAGGCAGTGATAAGCAAAAGAAGCCCGAAGGATGATTACCCGATGGAGACTGTAAGAGTATCGTCGCTGAACGATGTGCTGGGGCTGTTCCTTAAGGGATGA
- a CDS encoding type II toxin-antitoxin system RelE/ParE family toxin has product MNWKVSYLPEANKDLERLDNSQKLLVLKAVAKVSSNPKSKSEGGHGTPLGNRNTAKLADLFKIKLKRSGLRIVYKLVRTNDEMLIIIVGVRADNEVYIEADRRIHKRTSL; this is encoded by the coding sequence ATGAACTGGAAAGTATCATATCTTCCCGAAGCCAACAAAGACCTGGAAAGGCTGGATAATTCACAAAAACTTTTGGTACTCAAAGCTGTTGCTAAAGTATCGTCAAATCCAAAGTCAAAATCTGAAGGAGGCCATGGTACCCCGTTAGGGAACAGAAATACTGCAAAGCTGGCAGACCTGTTTAAAATCAAACTAAAGAGATCCGGACTTCGCATCGTTTATAAATTAGTTCGCACCAATGATGAAATGTTGATTATTATTGTCGGTGTCCGCGCTGACAATGAAGTTTACATTGAGGCTGACAGACGGATCCATAAACGCACGTCCCTTTGA
- the panF gene encoding sodium/pantothenate symporter has translation MTDRTGMIFPLVIYLAFIMGIAFWGNARSRKKTDTAGFMEEYFIGSRSMGGFVLAMAVITTYISASSFVGGPGIAYKVGLGWILLSMIQVPTAFLTLGVLGKRFALIARRTKAVTITDFLRARYSSDCVVIAASVALLVFFMASMLAQFIGGARLFESITGYSYRTGLIIFGITVIIYTTIGGFRAVVLTDTIQGIMMLLASVALLFAVTSAGGGVANIMDTLRSIDPDLLTPGGAGNSIPKPFILSFWVLVGFGILGLPQTTQKCLGYKDSKSMHNAMVIGTFAVGFTMLAMHLIGAMGRAVIPGIEIGDLAVPTLTVKLMSPFWAGVFIAGPLAAIMSTVDSMLIMCSAAIVKDLYFHYVAKNDPDRLPPSKVKSMSFTVTCVVGTIVFFAAMKPPSLLVWINLFAFGGLEAVFFCPTIFGLYWKRANSTGAILSMITGCAAFFWFNITKTSIAGTTAIVPTLLISVIVFVIGSYLGKGEKPEVLEIFDL, from the coding sequence ATGACTGACCGTACAGGAATGATATTTCCGCTTGTCATCTATCTCGCCTTCATAATGGGGATAGCATTCTGGGGAAATGCCAGATCAAGAAAAAAAACTGACACCGCCGGATTCATGGAGGAATATTTCATCGGCAGCAGATCGATGGGCGGGTTCGTACTCGCAATGGCGGTCATTACGACCTACATAAGCGCAAGCAGCTTCGTAGGCGGCCCAGGAATAGCATACAAAGTGGGGCTTGGATGGATACTGCTCTCAATGATACAGGTCCCTACGGCATTCCTGACCCTGGGGGTGCTGGGAAAAAGGTTCGCCCTGATAGCCAGGAGGACAAAGGCCGTTACTATAACTGACTTCCTGAGGGCCCGTTACAGCAGTGACTGTGTCGTGATCGCAGCCTCGGTGGCGCTGCTCGTCTTCTTCATGGCATCGATGCTGGCCCAGTTCATAGGCGGAGCAAGGCTCTTTGAGTCGATAACGGGGTACTCTTACCGGACAGGTCTGATCATATTCGGCATAACGGTAATAATTTACACGACCATAGGAGGTTTCAGGGCAGTTGTCCTCACAGACACTATCCAGGGCATCATGATGCTTCTGGCATCCGTTGCGCTGCTCTTTGCCGTCACTTCGGCGGGAGGAGGGGTGGCGAACATCATGGACACCCTCAGGTCGATCGACCCTGACCTTCTGACTCCAGGGGGAGCCGGAAATTCCATCCCAAAGCCCTTTATCCTGTCATTCTGGGTGCTTGTCGGATTCGGGATACTGGGACTTCCCCAGACGACACAGAAGTGTCTCGGATACAAAGATTCAAAGTCGATGCACAACGCAATGGTGATAGGCACTTTCGCCGTAGGTTTCACAATGCTTGCAATGCACCTGATAGGCGCGATGGGGAGGGCAGTCATCCCGGGGATCGAGATCGGCGATCTGGCAGTGCCGACGCTTACCGTAAAACTGATGTCGCCCTTCTGGGCAGGTGTTTTCATAGCCGGCCCGCTTGCCGCGATAATGTCCACCGTCGACTCGATGCTCATCATGTGCTCGGCCGCAATAGTCAAGGACCTATATTTCCACTACGTGGCAAAGAACGACCCTGACCGCCTGCCTCCTTCGAAGGTAAAGTCAATGAGCTTTACAGTGACCTGTGTGGTCGGGACGATCGTATTCTTTGCTGCGATGAAGCCCCCCTCCCTGCTTGTATGGATAAACCTCTTCGCATTCGGCGGCCTGGAGGCAGTATTTTTCTGCCCTACGATCTTCGGGCTCTACTGGAAGAGAGCAAACTCTACCGGTGCGATACTCTCAATGATCACAGGCTGCGCGGCCTTTTTCTGGTTCAACATTACAAAGACCAGCATAGCCGGAACAACAGCCATAGTACCTACACTGCTGATCTCTGTAATTGTATTTGTCATAGGGAGTTATCTCGGAAAAGGGGAAAAGCCTGAAGTTCTTGAAATTTTTGACCTTTAG
- a CDS encoding aldehyde ferredoxin oxidoreductase family protein gives MKGYWGRILSIDLSDSTITEITPDEKLYRDYLGGSGIGARLLFDITGPDTDPLGPDNPIIWMTGPFAGTKVPTSGRHQITSRSPLTGIFGESDAGGRFGTTLKRSGWDGLIVRGMSDTPVIIVIKDDKVAIEPAGDLWGKDTFHTDEQMKERFGPSCETSCIGAAGERLVPISCIGHDGANARMSGRCGFGAVMGSKKLKAVAVIGNREPEIADPERLMAQQKKMVPIIVEKTKGIHLLGTAGGTAAAEKMGDLPVQNWRRGNWPDAEKITGQVMADTILKKNYYCASCPIGCGRDVEIADGRWAGVRGAGPEYETLGIMGGSCLVNDMEAITYAADLCNRHGVDTIEAGSAVAMTMECFEHGLLTAEDLDGISAEWGSAEALVALTGKICMGEGAGKLLGLGVAGMTKMIPGSDKFAIHVKGLTLPAHDPRCFSTMAVGYATSNRGACHLTGATYFFEKTAVMPEFGYEKPRPRYTEGGEGMINFHAQNLMGLMDSLKMCKFTIYGGVNVTEICEWYEAVTGIKTSVKEMALAGERIFNLKRLYNVRLGLSRKEDGLPERILTTPRNDEGTGNYTPVLEPMLDEYYEIRGWDRDGIPKRETVERLGLDQKYF, from the coding sequence ATGAAGGGATATTGGGGCAGGATCCTTTCAATAGACCTGTCCGACAGCACCATAACTGAAATAACTCCTGATGAAAAGCTGTACAGGGATTACCTTGGCGGAAGCGGTATAGGCGCCAGACTGTTGTTTGACATCACAGGACCTGATACAGACCCCCTCGGTCCGGATAACCCGATAATATGGATGACCGGACCATTTGCAGGGACAAAGGTACCGACTTCAGGCCGCCACCAGATAACCTCCAGATCGCCGCTTACAGGGATATTCGGCGAGAGCGATGCCGGCGGCAGGTTTGGAACAACGCTGAAACGTTCAGGATGGGACGGACTTATCGTCAGAGGGATGTCTGACACACCTGTCATCATTGTTATCAAGGACGATAAAGTGGCCATAGAACCCGCAGGGGACCTGTGGGGAAAGGACACCTTCCATACAGACGAACAAATGAAGGAAAGATTCGGACCTTCATGTGAGACGTCGTGTATAGGAGCAGCGGGCGAGAGACTGGTGCCTATATCATGTATAGGCCATGACGGTGCAAACGCCAGAATGAGCGGAAGGTGCGGATTTGGAGCCGTTATGGGATCGAAGAAACTAAAGGCCGTGGCGGTTATCGGAAACAGGGAGCCGGAGATCGCAGACCCTGAAAGGCTGATGGCACAGCAGAAAAAAATGGTCCCGATCATCGTTGAAAAGACAAAGGGCATCCACCTGCTCGGTACAGCCGGGGGAACTGCCGCAGCCGAAAAGATGGGAGATCTGCCGGTCCAGAACTGGCGAAGGGGAAACTGGCCCGATGCCGAGAAGATAACAGGACAGGTCATGGCTGATACGATACTCAAGAAAAATTATTACTGCGCGTCCTGCCCGATCGGATGCGGCCGTGATGTGGAGATAGCAGACGGCAGATGGGCGGGTGTCAGGGGAGCCGGCCCTGAGTACGAGACACTGGGAATTATGGGCGGATCATGCCTGGTCAACGACATGGAAGCCATTACCTACGCAGCGGACCTCTGCAACAGGCACGGCGTAGACACGATAGAGGCTGGAAGCGCGGTCGCGATGACAATGGAGTGCTTTGAACACGGACTGCTCACGGCAGAGGATCTTGACGGCATCAGTGCAGAGTGGGGAAGCGCGGAAGCCCTTGTTGCCCTGACCGGGAAAATATGCATGGGTGAGGGGGCTGGAAAACTTCTCGGTCTCGGAGTCGCGGGCATGACAAAAATGATACCCGGATCTGATAAGTTCGCGATACATGTCAAAGGACTGACGCTTCCGGCGCATGATCCCCGCTGCTTCAGCACGATGGCGGTCGGCTATGCTACCAGCAACAGGGGCGCATGCCACCTTACGGGAGCAACATACTTCTTTGAGAAGACCGCGGTCATGCCCGAGTTCGGCTACGAAAAGCCCCGCCCAAGGTACACAGAGGGCGGCGAGGGGATGATCAACTTCCACGCGCAGAACCTGATGGGGTTGATGGACTCCCTCAAGATGTGCAAGTTTACGATTTACGGCGGAGTCAATGTCACTGAGATCTGCGAATGGTATGAAGCGGTCACAGGCATAAAGACGTCCGTCAAAGAGATGGCTTTGGCCGGAGAGAGGATATTCAACCTGAAAAGGCTCTATAACGTACGCCTTGGCCTCTCCCGTAAGGAGGATGGCCTTCCCGAAAGGATACTCACAACACCGAGGAATGACGAAGGAACGGGTAACTATACCCCTGTCCTTGAGCCTATGCTCGACGAATATTATGAGATACGCGGCTGGGACCGTGACGGGATACCTAAACGGGAGACGGTGGAAAGGCTCGGGCTGGATCAGAAATATTTTTAA
- a CDS encoding YhdT family protein, whose protein sequence is MKDSAIQKNVKKETLIVLGLYLLFFAWWYVTAYGFGDDPSEYGYVFGFPEWFFYSCIVGYVGISSLLWVCVRYFFTEIDLEEGEEAGKDD, encoded by the coding sequence TTGAAAGACTCAGCTATTCAAAAAAACGTAAAAAAAGAGACTTTGATAGTTCTTGGCCTGTATCTGCTCTTTTTTGCATGGTGGTATGTGACAGCTTACGGATTTGGGGACGATCCCTCGGAGTACGGTTATGTTTTCGGTTTTCCGGAGTGGTTCTTCTACAGCTGCATTGTCGGATATGTGGGCATTTCGTCGCTTCTTTGGGTATGTGTCAGGTACTTCTTCACTGAGATAGACCTCGAGGAAGGCGAGGAGGCCGGTAAAGATGACTGA
- a CDS encoding sodium:solute symporter family protein, which yields MFYFYLAAAATLALFVGAGTLIGTRASEPKDYSLGGRKSSAAGVTGILLGALVGGASTVGTVQMAYSHGLTAIWFTLGGGVGCLLLGLRFAVPLRNSNVTTVADYLAENYGGKESICGRSISFTATLSSTIGTFISIAAQFLSCIALLKGLFPISSLLASLLAGLSIIGFIAAGGLRSFSTLGGAKIILLYFVLLSCFVMAILSGGSFGYVASRLFFDPWFDPFGRGFVPEIGYLASMIVGVFTTQIYIQSLAAAKDAGTARKGAFASAILMPPMGLLGAWVGLTVRAKGIEMRPDEVLSWFIMDSFPPFLGGIIWGGILITVIGCASGLILGVSTNIVKNLVPVKFMRAHGEKEVMIHRLFIGIIVAAAALAGITGAGSMILEWSYLSMGLRGSGTFLPFAAAVIRPGSLSPKWALAASVAGLSGTVVWGLSSLPGDPLFPGLAISALCVVIGTRHKKVYI from the coding sequence TTGTTTTATTTTTACCTGGCAGCCGCAGCAACTCTTGCTCTTTTCGTAGGAGCGGGAACTCTGATAGGGACCAGGGCTTCCGAGCCGAAAGATTATTCTCTCGGGGGGAGGAAGTCTTCCGCTGCCGGAGTGACAGGGATACTTCTCGGCGCACTCGTCGGAGGTGCGTCAACAGTGGGCACTGTACAGATGGCATACAGCCATGGGCTGACCGCGATATGGTTCACCCTGGGCGGCGGGGTCGGCTGCCTCCTGCTTGGGCTGAGGTTTGCCGTTCCGCTCAGAAATTCAAATGTTACTACTGTAGCCGATTATCTTGCTGAAAACTACGGCGGGAAAGAGAGCATATGCGGACGATCCATATCATTCACCGCTACCCTCTCGTCTACGATTGGCACCTTCATATCGATAGCCGCTCAGTTTCTTTCGTGCATAGCCCTGCTGAAGGGGCTCTTTCCCATCTCATCGCTTTTAGCTTCTCTCCTCGCCGGCCTTTCTATAATAGGCTTCATCGCCGCAGGGGGATTGAGAAGCTTCAGCACGCTCGGCGGGGCAAAGATAATCCTGCTCTATTTCGTCCTGCTGTCCTGCTTCGTAATGGCGATCCTGAGCGGAGGCTCTTTTGGGTACGTAGCCTCAAGGCTGTTCTTTGATCCCTGGTTTGACCCTTTCGGTAGGGGCTTTGTTCCGGAGATAGGTTACCTTGCGTCGATGATAGTTGGTGTTTTCACCACGCAGATCTACATCCAGTCGCTTGCCGCAGCCAAAGATGCCGGGACCGCGAGGAAAGGCGCCTTCGCATCGGCGATCCTGATGCCTCCTATGGGTCTTCTTGGAGCCTGGGTGGGGCTTACCGTAAGGGCGAAGGGCATTGAGATGAGGCCGGATGAAGTTCTCTCCTGGTTCATTATGGATTCTTTCCCCCCTTTCCTTGGAGGAATAATATGGGGGGGAATACTCATCACGGTTATCGGCTGTGCCTCCGGCCTGATCCTCGGAGTATCGACCAACATAGTCAAAAACCTTGTCCCTGTAAAATTCATGCGGGCGCACGGTGAAAAGGAAGTAATGATCCACAGGCTGTTCATCGGTATCATTGTCGCAGCCGCGGCACTGGCGGGGATCACGGGGGCCGGGTCGATGATACTTGAGTGGAGCTACCTAAGCATGGGGCTCAGGGGATCGGGAACATTCCTGCCCTTTGCCGCGGCTGTGATCCGTCCCGGCTCCCTCTCTCCAAAGTGGGCACTTGCCGCCTCGGTCGCCGGCCTTTCCGGCACTGTGGTCTGGGGCCTCTCTTCCCTCCCAGGGGATCCTCTCTTTCCGGGACTTGCGATATCGGCCCTCTGCGTCGTTATCGGGACCAGACACAAAAAAGTGTATATATAA
- a CDS encoding lactate utilization protein, whose protein sequence is MDLNEAKTKGYEKLGETVCKKLNSLGYCAWFVKNKEDALKAALGLIPEGASVGVPGTVTVRQIGLIDELKKRGSKVSVHWDPDLKPEGKAARFLEELSSDWFVTSTNALTADEGVFVNIDGTGNRVGAMAWAPGKLLYIVGINKITTDIPTALKRVRDSATPPNVIRLNGKAPCASVGHCVNCNSTERVCRIVTMMERPPFGRECHVIIVGEELGY, encoded by the coding sequence GTGGATCTGAATGAAGCTAAAACTAAAGGATATGAAAAACTTGGAGAGACTGTCTGCAAAAAACTGAACAGCCTGGGGTACTGTGCCTGGTTCGTAAAAAACAAGGAAGATGCGTTAAAGGCTGCTCTGGGACTGATCCCCGAAGGAGCCTCCGTAGGAGTGCCGGGAACCGTTACCGTGAGGCAGATAGGCCTGATAGACGAACTTAAGAAGAGGGGGTCGAAGGTTTCCGTCCACTGGGATCCTGACCTCAAGCCGGAAGGAAAAGCCGCAAGGTTTTTGGAGGAACTATCCTCGGACTGGTTCGTAACGAGTACCAACGCCCTGACTGCCGATGAGGGCGTATTTGTGAATATCGACGGAACGGGCAACAGGGTGGGCGCAATGGCATGGGCTCCGGGCAAGCTGCTCTATATCGTAGGGATAAACAAGATCACCACAGATATTCCGACTGCTCTTAAAAGGGTCCGTGACAGTGCGACCCCGCCGAATGTCATACGTTTGAACGGTAAGGCTCCCTGTGCATCCGTCGGCCACTGCGTAAACTGCAACAGCACAGAGAGGGTCTGCAGAATAGTCACTATGATGGAACGCCCTCCCTTTGGAAGGGAATGCCATGTGATAATAGTGGGCGAAGAACTGGGGTACTAG